The Acomys russatus chromosome 18, mAcoRus1.1, whole genome shotgun sequence genome includes a region encoding these proteins:
- the LOC127202082 gene encoding beta-defensin 109-like, translating into MRLYLLYTLLFLLGLLPPVRSGLGASEAHCMGLEGICRRDVCKLTEDEIGACRRRWKCCRFWWILLPIPTPVIFSDYQEPVKTKIK; encoded by the exons ATGAGACTCTATCTTCTCTATACCCTACTCTTCCTCTTGGGTCTCTTACCTCCAG TCAGAAGTGGTCTAGGTGCCTCTGAGGCGCACTGCATGGGTCTGGAGGGCATTTGCAGAAGAGACGTTTGCAAACTGACAGAAGATGAAATCGGTGCTTGCCGGAGAAGATGGAAATGCTGCAGGTTTTGGTGGATTCTCCTGCCGATTCCAACTCCGGTTATCTTTTCAGACTATCAAGAACCTGTCAAgaccaagataaaataa
- the Defb108b gene encoding beta-defensin 108B — MKIAALGFTALFMSQVLPVRGNLKEVCEHPNGACRSSCIETEVYVGRCLNKRHCCLPMGNEPRLEIGPKNSSLSLGPSMIYYGSSEMPLEKVYGATGSG; from the exons atgaaGATCGCTGCCCTCGGCTTTACCGCTCTCTTTATGAGCCAAGTTCTACCAG TCAGGGGAAACCTCAAGGAAGTCTGTGAACACCCTAATGGTGCCTGCCGGTCAAGTTGCATTGAAACTGAAGTCTACGTTGGGAGATGTCTAAATAAACGACATTGCTGCCTGCCCATGGGAAATGAACCCAGACTTGAGATCGGACCAAAGAACTCAAGCCTTTCGCTTGGACCCTCCATGATTT ATTACGGCAGCTCTGAGATGCCATTGGAGAAGGTTTATGGTGCAACGGGCAGTGgctaa
- the LOC127202083 gene encoding beta-defensin 130B-like, protein MRSHSGLSVLFLFLMLTPRGKAGVIPGEKQCILLKGKCKDIGCAPTDDVIGICNDEMKCCRKWWVFEPYPTPVPKGKSP, encoded by the exons ATGAGGTCCCACTCTGGCTtgtctgtcctcttcctctttttgatGCTGACGCCGAGAG GAAAGGCTGGCGTCATCCCCGGAGAAAAACAATGCATTTTGTTGAAAGGGAAATGCAAAGACATAGGATGTGCACCAACAGATGACGTCATTGGTATATGTAACGATGAGATGAAATGTTGTAGGAAATGGTGGGTTTTTGAACCCTACCCGACACCGGTTCCCAAAGGAAAGTCTCCTTAG